Proteins from a single region of Belliella baltica DSM 15883:
- a CDS encoding DUF4403 family protein: protein MNISFRILILLIFTVSCKSINPNKPTYSGEPVALPRATSIINIPIEIPFSMIESNLNNALGQKLFADKGLDLGSGFFTDIDVNRTGLIKLAAIDSKKMSIHIPMNMVGNLKFEKRVFGQNLKTDIPFNETMLPEISFRPKIGQNWDFSLEYINIESYGRSMKYNLLGFEIDLDPMIRRQLQSVLNNQLSASNLTRMDFREMAQEAWDGFSKPIALEQDGVSAYIYTQPTKLKIREEVTADRKLKLFLGIEGEVFSQIGSSPQTKKTPLPNITYNESSENKVDIMIPLAISYSDLDQYLNENLAGKRFRTDKKTELEVSNLESQSFGDRTLLKMDFLAIRKGRKQITGQMYLVGKPKYDAATESIRFEEIEFDINTKNILARSATWMKQGQVLTQIKKLASYPIGEYLDEARREMRLQGQVRTEYADFSLLNSQLEVEGIYNTENDIRIYLRTTGKMNVKVRGM, encoded by the coding sequence ATGAACATATCTTTCCGAATCCTGATTCTTTTAATTTTTACCGTTTCTTGCAAAAGCATCAATCCCAACAAACCTACCTATTCCGGTGAACCCGTTGCCCTACCCCGAGCAACATCAATCATCAATATCCCTATAGAAATCCCCTTTTCAATGATTGAAAGTAACCTCAACAATGCCTTGGGGCAAAAACTTTTTGCGGACAAAGGCTTGGACTTAGGTTCCGGGTTTTTTACTGATATCGATGTCAATAGAACAGGTTTGATCAAATTAGCTGCAATTGATTCCAAAAAAATGTCTATTCATATCCCCATGAATATGGTGGGTAATCTCAAGTTTGAAAAGCGGGTTTTTGGTCAGAATCTAAAAACGGACATTCCCTTCAATGAAACCATGTTACCTGAAATCAGCTTCAGGCCGAAAATCGGGCAAAACTGGGATTTTTCCCTCGAATACATCAATATCGAGAGTTACGGCAGATCGATGAAATATAACTTGCTTGGATTTGAGATTGACCTCGACCCGATGATTCGCAGGCAGCTGCAGAGTGTGCTGAACAATCAACTGAGTGCCTCGAACCTGACACGAATGGATTTTAGGGAGATGGCCCAAGAAGCCTGGGATGGATTCAGCAAGCCCATTGCCCTCGAGCAGGATGGTGTATCAGCCTACATTTATACGCAACCTACCAAACTCAAAATCAGAGAAGAAGTGACTGCCGATCGCAAACTGAAACTCTTTTTAGGAATAGAAGGCGAGGTGTTTTCCCAGATAGGCAGTTCACCGCAAACCAAAAAAACACCTCTTCCCAACATCACTTACAACGAGAGCAGCGAAAACAAGGTGGATATCATGATTCCTTTGGCGATCAGCTACAGTGATTTGGACCAATATCTCAATGAAAATCTTGCAGGGAAAAGATTCCGAACCGACAAGAAAACCGAATTAGAAGTGTCGAATCTAGAATCCCAAAGTTTTGGAGACCGTACTTTGCTGAAAATGGACTTTTTGGCCATCAGAAAGGGCAGAAAGCAAATCACAGGACAAATGTATCTTGTGGGCAAGCCCAAATACGATGCTGCTACTGAGTCAATCCGATTTGAGGAGATCGAGTTTGACATCAACACCAAAAATATCCTCGCCCGAAGTGCTACTTGGATGAAGCAGGGGCAGGTTTTGACCCAAATCAAAAAACTCGCTTCCTACCCAATCGGAGAATACTTAGATGAAGCGCGCCGAGAAATGCGCCTACAAGGTCAGGTAAGGACTGAATATGCTGACTTCTCCCTGCTCAATTCCCAACTCGAGGTTGAGGGCATTTACAACACCGAAAACGACATCCGCATCTACCTCCGCACTACTGGAAAAATGAATGTGAAGGTGAGGGGGATGTGA
- the ytxJ gene encoding bacillithiol system redox-active protein YtxJ, producing the protein MNWLTLENLAQLEEIKAQSSEKPVLIFKHSTSCSISGMAWNRIQRNWKEEDLQKVTPYYLDLLSYRAISNQIADDFGVYHQSPQVILIKDGKAVYDNSHMGISYAEIMEKV; encoded by the coding sequence ATGAATTGGTTAACCCTAGAGAATCTTGCGCAATTAGAAGAGATAAAAGCTCAGAGCAGTGAGAAGCCGGTATTGATTTTTAAGCATTCCACTTCTTGTTCTATCAGTGGTATGGCATGGAACAGAATACAGCGAAACTGGAAAGAAGAGGATCTTCAAAAGGTGACTCCATACTATTTGGATTTACTTTCTTATAGAGCGATTTCAAATCAGATTGCGGACGATTTTGGTGTCTATCACCAAAGCCCACAGGTCATTTTGATCAAAGATGGAAAAGCCGTCTACGACAACAGCCACATGGGAATCAGCTATGCCGAGATTATGGAGAAGGTGTGA
- a CDS encoding cysteine desulfurase family protein yields MQNNLIYLDNNSTTPLDPRVLESMMPYLTTTFGNASSNHIAGVMANRAVNSAREKVANLINSDPHEIIFTSGATEAINLAIKGIVEQNQDKGNHIVTVSTEHPAVLDTSKYLESKDVEITYLPVDKFGLVDLAEVEKAIRKDTILVSVMLVNNETGVIQPIKEIAELAHQKGAFFMTDATQAVGKMKVSVNEMGIDIMAFSGHKFYGPKGVGGLYLRSRRPYKVKLESLIHGGGHERGVRSGTLNVPGIVGLGVAAEISMKEMEADQERIGDLRDQLEKTFLGMPDTFLNGHPKKRLYNVSNICFKGADADAIIAGLENIAVSNGSACSSIKVEPSHVLTAMGLSESEAYSSLRLSLGRFTNYSNIDISKTKIIKEIHTIKNFSSFLE; encoded by the coding sequence ATGCAAAATAATTTAATTTATCTAGATAATAATTCAACCACTCCTTTAGACCCGAGGGTTCTTGAATCTATGATGCCCTATTTGACAACAACGTTTGGAAATGCTTCAAGTAACCACATTGCCGGTGTGATGGCTAATCGCGCTGTAAATTCAGCAAGGGAAAAAGTAGCAAACCTAATTAATTCTGACCCACATGAAATTATTTTCACTTCTGGAGCAACAGAGGCCATTAATCTTGCAATTAAAGGCATTGTAGAGCAAAACCAAGATAAAGGAAACCATATTGTTACGGTGTCCACAGAGCATCCAGCAGTTTTAGATACTTCCAAGTACTTAGAATCAAAAGATGTGGAGATAACTTATTTGCCTGTAGATAAATTTGGGTTGGTCGATTTAGCTGAAGTAGAAAAGGCTATCCGCAAAGATACGATACTTGTATCAGTGATGCTGGTCAACAATGAAACGGGGGTGATTCAACCCATCAAAGAAATCGCTGAATTAGCACATCAAAAAGGAGCCTTTTTCATGACTGATGCCACCCAAGCTGTTGGAAAGATGAAAGTTAGTGTCAATGAAATGGGCATTGATATCATGGCGTTTTCTGGACATAAATTTTATGGTCCGAAAGGTGTGGGAGGGCTTTATTTAAGGAGTAGAAGACCATATAAGGTAAAACTAGAATCTCTTATTCACGGTGGAGGGCATGAAAGGGGAGTAAGAAGTGGGACTTTAAATGTACCTGGAATTGTTGGTTTAGGCGTAGCAGCCGAAATATCCATGAAGGAAATGGAAGCAGACCAAGAAAGGATTGGCGATCTAAGAGATCAATTGGAAAAAACTTTTCTCGGAATGCCTGACACTTTTCTAAATGGACATCCCAAAAAAAGGCTATACAATGTCTCTAATATTTGTTTCAAAGGAGCTGATGCGGATGCAATTATAGCTGGACTGGAAAATATTGCCGTTTCTAATGGTTCTGCTTGTAGCTCGATTAAAGTTGAACCATCCCATGTTTTGACGGCTATGGGATTGAGTGAAAGTGAAGCTTATTCGAGTTTGAGGCTGAGCTTAGGGCGATTTACTAATTATTCAAATATTGATATCTCAAAAACCAAAATAATAAAGGAAATACATACTATAAAAAATTTTTCATCATTTTTAGAATAA
- a CDS encoding O-methyltransferase, translating into MSSDRKINYSLRPSKSIERKMLLDVFKEVCIPSNCDQYQYIGFGASFFSDFKLIHRELSITDMISIEGNSDKLNIKRCEYNKPFSCIVIRPGYSYQVLNKLPWKKKSIVWLDYDKSLQNFMFQDIETCCHKAKPWSFLVLSLRRDFEQTEKKSFQDEFGDKVPDYLTPEYLESKKSHILIREMIINVIEDVIVNDYSTKKEEDRLIFKQIFNFTYKDDAPMYTFGGIFILKSQENEFNKLKFHSYNFVTNDVEPVCISYPIITSMEYHRMTQLLPSTEENFVINSEIDFVPKAHKENYFNTYKYYPSYLESRDL; encoded by the coding sequence ATGAGTAGTGATAGAAAAATAAACTATAGCTTAAGACCCTCTAAGTCAATTGAACGAAAGATGCTTCTTGATGTATTTAAAGAAGTGTGCATTCCTTCAAATTGTGATCAATACCAATATATTGGGTTCGGAGCATCTTTTTTCTCTGATTTTAAATTAATTCACCGGGAATTAAGTATAACTGATATGATCAGTATAGAAGGTAATTCCGATAAATTGAATATTAAGAGGTGTGAATATAATAAACCCTTTAGTTGTATTGTGATTCGTCCTGGATATTCTTATCAAGTACTTAACAAATTGCCTTGGAAGAAAAAATCAATTGTCTGGCTAGATTATGATAAATCATTACAGAATTTCATGTTTCAAGATATTGAAACTTGCTGTCATAAAGCCAAGCCTTGGAGTTTTTTGGTATTATCACTTAGAAGAGACTTTGAACAAACCGAGAAAAAAAGTTTTCAGGATGAATTTGGAGATAAAGTTCCTGACTATTTAACCCCAGAGTATTTAGAATCTAAGAAAAGCCATATTTTGATAAGAGAAATGATAATAAATGTAATTGAGGATGTGATAGTAAATGATTATTCGACCAAAAAAGAAGAGGATCGTCTCATTTTCAAACAAATATTTAACTTTACTTATAAAGATGACGCTCCTATGTATACGTTTGGAGGCATTTTTATTTTAAAGAGTCAGGAAAATGAATTTAATAAATTAAAATTCCACTCTTATAATTTCGTAACAAATGATGTTGAACCTGTGTGTATTAGTTATCCAATCATAACTTCAATGGAGTATCATAGAATGACTCAATTATTGCCTTCTACAGAGGAAAACTTTGTTATTAATTCGGAAATTGATTTTGTCCCTAAGGCTCATAAAGAAAATTATTTCAACACTTATAAATATTATCCTTCATATTTAGAAAGTCGGGATTTATAG
- a CDS encoding ATP-binding protein — translation MAKGKFDAEPTKEFFIHMLTKDIPLERAIIDLIDNSVDGAKTVMEKSLAEIPYSSFRIDIVVNENEFIISDNCGGFSKKAANEHAFKFGRPTDMSSEQGKGLVGRFGVGMKRALFKLGNYFVVESKCDADHFIVEEDVAKWQDEVGKWEFDFHDVNGEVTEEGLHSPLLESDGTYIKVTNLNDAVKLDFSLTSFKNRMISEIERTLNYTLESGLKIFFNKIELKSKPIQLLVSEDLKPYYFTDDISGVNVKIFAGIGEPNPNLAGWYIYCNDRLMVERDKTNLTGWEGGKNYYDDSGVQKFHNKVAMFRGIVFFSSDDPTKLPMTTTKWGIDVNSTIFKETRNKMIFAMRSVLTDLNRLDNAEQRQFVVDDSMQVDIVAYQQEKQDLTEEFKFPIIKKRDFGDDKALVSYRVDKDVLNRVKKHLKVSTNGDAGEKTFFYFVEMKELNYE, via the coding sequence ATGGCAAAAGGAAAATTTGATGCAGAACCAACAAAGGAATTCTTTATACATATGTTGACTAAAGACATTCCTTTGGAAAGAGCTATTATTGATTTAATTGATAATTCAGTAGATGGTGCAAAAACTGTCATGGAGAAGTCATTGGCTGAAATTCCGTATAGTTCATTTAGAATTGACATAGTAGTAAATGAAAATGAATTTATTATTAGTGATAATTGTGGAGGCTTTAGTAAGAAGGCTGCAAATGAACATGCCTTTAAGTTTGGTAGACCTACTGATATGAGTAGTGAACAGGGGAAAGGATTAGTAGGGAGATTTGGGGTTGGAATGAAAAGAGCATTATTTAAGTTAGGAAATTATTTTGTGGTAGAATCTAAGTGTGATGCAGACCATTTTATTGTTGAAGAAGATGTCGCTAAATGGCAAGATGAAGTAGGAAAATGGGAATTTGATTTTCACGACGTAAATGGAGAAGTTACTGAAGAAGGATTACATTCTCCTCTATTGGAATCAGATGGGACATATATTAAAGTTACAAATCTTAATGATGCGGTTAAATTAGATTTCTCATTAACCTCCTTTAAAAACAGGATGATAAGCGAGATTGAACGTACACTAAACTATACTCTTGAAAGTGGCTTAAAAATATTCTTTAACAAAATAGAACTTAAATCTAAGCCAATTCAACTATTGGTTTCAGAAGATTTGAAACCTTACTATTTTACAGATGATATAAGTGGGGTAAATGTTAAGATATTTGCTGGAATAGGCGAGCCTAATCCAAATTTAGCTGGTTGGTATATTTACTGTAATGATAGATTGATGGTAGAAAGAGATAAGACAAATCTTACTGGTTGGGAAGGAGGAAAGAATTACTATGATGATTCAGGTGTACAGAAATTTCATAATAAAGTGGCAATGTTTAGAGGTATAGTTTTCTTTTCTTCTGATGACCCTACAAAACTCCCAATGACAACAACAAAATGGGGTATAGATGTTAATTCAACAATTTTTAAAGAAACAAGGAATAAAATGATTTTCGCAATGAGGTCTGTTTTAACTGATCTCAATAGATTAGATAATGCAGAACAACGTCAATTTGTGGTAGATGATTCTATGCAAGTAGATATTGTTGCATATCAGCAAGAAAAGCAAGATTTAACCGAAGAGTTTAAGTTTCCAATTATTAAGAAAAGAGATTTTGGAGATGACAAAGCACTGGTATCTTATAGAGTCGATAAGGATGTTTTGAATAGGGTGAAAAAACATTTAAAAGTTTCAACAAATGGCGATGCTGGTGAAAAAACTTTTTTTTACTTTGTAGAAATGAAGGAATTGAACTATGAGTAG
- a CDS encoding AAA family ATPase — MKFQKIELENFASYYGKVGPINLETDEKKPLIIFIGGTGFGKTSLFDAINWALYGEEFEKDLKKIKEREIIDFLNESALSEAANDNSRLNMSATLYFEHEDESGKREFYIRLSLVLQPKKELDHKLTATLVDRNHILKEITPQGDHITIPYTRTFLDEILPNNVKSYFLFDGDRIHNLAKPGNSQEVQDAIYRVVDLEIVRNAYDHLEETALWYSKKAAKAAKGELGKVEEAYNQELKFQNGLKTRISDIKKERLAINDQIALIDSKLKDLPETSTLQERKNQLSKELTQTKENIKVIKNQMREDAAKASLILAKEPLIELKELLREKRAKGEIPKHIRETFFHDLFDQEECICGTQFEAKPGNPIFEKLISRLEKEKHRSGEEDKLIDLFHDLNNAEDIINNSIDNLGLKENTAIELEKEEKSLVYQIQEIDQELESLPIENVATLMNERKQRKDKDDELIAELSTKQEERTNSEQKLRELDVERKALGKMQEEANYLHIRSELAKKAGDVLGALYDDFAEKSRKTVEDLTIEEFKKFVVSSSAYHVALSKDYSLEVLDSNGNRALQRLSMGQSQCLSLAFITAISRVSRKNPPLVIDMPFSRLDHSVHAAISERLPKLAEQTILFLIPDVEWNQTTRLNLSKYANHVYEMHFDETMRQTSITELK, encoded by the coding sequence ATGAAGTTTCAAAAAATTGAATTAGAGAATTTTGCTTCTTACTATGGCAAAGTTGGACCTATTAACCTTGAAACTGATGAAAAAAAACCATTGATTATTTTCATTGGCGGTACTGGCTTTGGGAAAACCTCACTTTTTGATGCCATAAATTGGGCGTTGTATGGAGAGGAATTTGAGAAAGACCTAAAAAAAATAAAGGAAAGAGAGATTATTGATTTCCTTAATGAATCAGCATTAAGTGAAGCTGCTAATGACAATTCAAGGCTTAATATGTCTGCTACACTTTATTTCGAGCACGAAGATGAAAGTGGTAAAAGAGAGTTTTATATTAGACTTTCATTAGTACTTCAACCAAAAAAGGAATTAGACCATAAACTGACTGCGACCCTTGTCGATAGAAATCATATCCTCAAAGAAATCACACCTCAAGGAGATCATATTACCATCCCATATACCCGAACATTTTTGGATGAAATCTTGCCCAACAATGTTAAAAGCTACTTTTTATTTGATGGTGACCGGATACATAACCTTGCCAAACCAGGAAATAGTCAAGAAGTTCAAGATGCAATCTATAGGGTTGTTGATTTGGAAATTGTCAGAAATGCTTATGACCATTTGGAAGAGACAGCTCTATGGTATAGCAAAAAAGCCGCAAAGGCGGCCAAAGGAGAGTTAGGAAAAGTTGAGGAAGCTTATAATCAAGAGTTAAAATTTCAAAATGGTTTAAAAACTCGAATAAGTGATATCAAAAAAGAACGATTGGCAATCAATGATCAAATTGCATTAATAGACTCTAAATTAAAAGATCTCCCTGAAACAAGTACGCTTCAAGAAAGGAAAAACCAATTAAGTAAGGAGTTAACTCAAACTAAAGAAAATATTAAGGTTATCAAAAACCAAATGAGGGAGGATGCAGCTAAGGCTTCATTAATTTTAGCTAAAGAGCCCTTGATTGAGTTAAAAGAATTACTGAGAGAAAAAAGAGCTAAAGGCGAAATTCCTAAACATATAAGAGAAACATTTTTTCATGATCTGTTTGACCAAGAGGAATGCATATGCGGGACACAGTTTGAAGCTAAACCAGGAAATCCAATTTTCGAAAAATTAATTTCCAGACTTGAAAAAGAAAAACACAGGTCTGGTGAAGAGGATAAACTAATTGACCTATTCCATGATTTAAATAATGCTGAGGATATCATAAATAATTCCATTGATAATTTGGGGTTAAAAGAGAATACAGCCATAGAACTTGAGAAAGAAGAGAAAAGCCTTGTGTATCAAATTCAGGAAATCGACCAAGAGTTGGAATCTCTTCCAATAGAGAATGTTGCAACCTTAATGAATGAAAGAAAACAGAGAAAAGATAAGGATGATGAATTAATAGCTGAGCTAAGTACCAAACAAGAAGAAAGAACCAATTCAGAGCAGAAATTGAGAGAACTTGATGTGGAACGAAAAGCTCTTGGAAAAATGCAAGAAGAAGCTAATTACCTTCATATAAGGAGTGAATTAGCGAAGAAGGCAGGGGATGTTTTAGGAGCACTTTATGATGATTTCGCTGAGAAAAGTAGAAAGACAGTGGAGGATTTGACCATCGAGGAGTTTAAAAAATTTGTAGTTTCTTCTTCAGCTTACCATGTAGCTTTGAGTAAAGATTACTCACTAGAAGTTTTGGATTCCAATGGAAACAGAGCCTTACAAAGGCTTTCTATGGGACAATCACAGTGTTTGAGTTTAGCCTTTATCACTGCCATTTCAAGAGTATCAAGGAAAAACCCACCGCTAGTAATAGATATGCCGTTTAGTCGTTTGGATCATTCCGTTCATGCTGCTATTTCCGAACGTTTACCCAAATTGGCGGAACAGACTATCTTATTTTTGATTCCAGATGTTGAATGGAATCAAACGACACGGCTAAACCTATCAAAATATGCAAACCATGTTTATGAAATGCATTTTGATGAGACAATGAGACAAACAAGCATAACAGAATTAAAATGA
- a CDS encoding DEAD/DEAH box helicase family protein: MLQNAEFKSVYASGEHEPAEFFIEALVNSNSFDLGLGYFSSSGFRALSIGFAYFIKNGGRMRIIINDVLSESDKIAILKGQEKIIDSTFEKKILNDILKLKKTLSKSDKHFFNCISWLIATNRIEIMATVPKNNRVGIVHQKFGIFKDLIGNELVFTGSINFSANAIFNNIESLICDYSWAENQVSKDRIQHFNYLFYKTWNGLSEVVEKIPIESIKAIIQQEFPVNDIESLVEEELELMRELEGDYRLSESFKKRIQDLVQKLEPISRKTKSVSELPKLRAYQENAISAWKNNGYKGMLAMATGTGKTFTALAAIWELLRNKERLFIIISCPFIHLAEQWCEEALKFGLDNILVGESRSLWEEHAARQAQLFRRKRINRVVLITTNASFSSETFQKIVNPCIEELLLIIDEAHYAGSNSMRKLLPELCPFRLGLSATPERHGDPEGTLALMDYFDKIVFSLPIKDAIGKFLTPYYYHPIPVELTEEEFENYVDLTTQIARLASRKDIDSVEKLEKLAIRRARIQNNSLNKIEWLRENIQNKPIDFSLFYAGDQIFGPVKELLGKTFKIKLHEFTSRQSRKERRELLKEFGDQKIQSLMAMKCLDEGVDVPPTRVAYFLASSGNPREFVQRRGRVLRKHPGKEHAVIYDLVSIPPQRLIAEGRKSVSYSAVKSAFTKEYKRVQEFSSMAINQFDSMNQLFTMANQLDLLDITDQ, translated from the coding sequence ATGTTACAAAATGCTGAATTCAAATCTGTATATGCCTCTGGTGAACACGAGCCTGCTGAGTTTTTTATTGAAGCATTGGTTAATAGTAATTCTTTTGATTTAGGGCTTGGATATTTCAGTTCAAGTGGTTTTAGAGCACTTTCAATTGGTTTTGCTTATTTTATCAAAAATGGCGGTAGAATGAGAATCATTATCAATGATGTTTTATCAGAATCAGATAAGATAGCTATATTGAAAGGTCAAGAAAAAATAATTGATTCAACTTTTGAAAAAAAAATCCTAAATGATATTTTGAAGTTAAAAAAGACGCTATCTAAATCAGATAAACATTTTTTCAATTGCATTTCTTGGCTTATAGCTACCAATCGGATAGAAATCATGGCAACCGTACCAAAAAACAATAGAGTTGGTATAGTGCATCAAAAATTCGGGATTTTTAAAGATCTAATTGGCAATGAATTAGTATTTACTGGGTCTATTAATTTTTCAGCTAACGCTATATTTAACAACATCGAGTCACTTATTTGCGATTATTCCTGGGCAGAAAACCAAGTAAGCAAAGATAGAATTCAACATTTTAACTACCTATTTTATAAAACCTGGAACGGATTATCCGAGGTTGTTGAAAAAATACCCATTGAGAGTATTAAAGCAATTATTCAACAAGAATTTCCTGTTAATGATATTGAATCTCTTGTTGAAGAGGAACTAGAATTAATGCGGGAATTAGAGGGAGATTACAGATTATCAGAATCTTTTAAAAAAAGAATCCAAGATCTAGTTCAAAAGCTTGAACCTATTTCCCGAAAAACAAAAAGTGTATCAGAATTACCTAAGTTAAGGGCTTATCAAGAGAATGCGATTTCAGCATGGAAAAACAATGGCTATAAAGGAATGTTGGCCATGGCTACTGGCACAGGTAAAACTTTTACTGCATTGGCTGCCATATGGGAACTACTCAGGAATAAAGAAAGACTGTTTATTATTATTTCATGTCCATTTATCCATTTGGCCGAACAATGGTGTGAAGAAGCTTTGAAATTTGGCCTTGACAATATTTTGGTTGGGGAATCCAGAAGCTTGTGGGAAGAGCATGCTGCAAGGCAGGCTCAACTATTTAGGAGGAAACGAATAAACCGTGTCGTTCTTATTACAACCAATGCCTCTTTTTCTTCAGAAACTTTCCAAAAAATTGTAAATCCATGTATCGAAGAGTTATTGCTAATCATAGACGAAGCCCATTATGCAGGTTCGAATTCAATGAGAAAACTTCTCCCTGAATTGTGTCCATTTAGATTAGGGCTAAGTGCTACACCTGAACGGCATGGAGATCCCGAGGGTACATTGGCATTAATGGATTATTTTGATAAGATTGTATTTAGTTTACCTATTAAAGATGCAATTGGGAAATTTCTAACACCATATTACTATCATCCGATTCCGGTAGAACTTACAGAAGAGGAATTCGAAAACTACGTTGATTTAACTACTCAAATTGCGAGATTAGCCAGTCGTAAAGATATTGATAGTGTCGAAAAACTTGAAAAACTGGCTATTAGACGTGCGAGGATTCAAAACAATTCACTCAATAAAATAGAATGGCTAAGGGAAAATATTCAAAATAAACCGATAGATTTTAGTTTGTTTTATGCAGGAGATCAGATTTTCGGGCCAGTCAAGGAGCTTTTGGGAAAAACTTTCAAAATAAAACTTCATGAATTTACCTCAAGACAAAGTAGAAAGGAAAGAAGAGAATTGCTTAAGGAATTTGGTGATCAAAAAATCCAATCTTTAATGGCAATGAAATGCCTGGATGAAGGTGTGGATGTGCCTCCTACTCGAGTAGCTTATTTTTTAGCCTCTTCAGGTAATCCTCGTGAGTTTGTGCAAAGAAGAGGAAGAGTTTTAAGAAAACATCCAGGAAAAGAACATGCAGTCATATATGATTTAGTGTCCATTCCTCCTCAAAGGCTTATTGCAGAAGGAAGAAAAAGTGTATCCTATTCAGCTGTAAAAAGTGCATTTACCAAAGAATATAAAAGAGTACAAGAATTTTCGAGCATGGCAATAAATCAATTTGACTCTATGAACCAGTTATTTACAATGGCAAACCAATTGGATTTGCTAGATATCACAGACCAATAA
- a CDS encoding ATP-binding protein: protein MKKFINDIEAIPSKRLYLSIIVDYHLELALCELIDNAIDNWIFNQRPRDLIIKIDLDYERQTIQVVDNSGGIKEDDIQLIVSPGQSRENYNDEIIGVFGVGSKRAVIALAEDVKIFTRHSNEKTILVEIDDAWISDEENWFLKAYEVDPIEENSTMIELIKLRDPILPENESNLIEHLGATYALFLDTVGLDIILNEKEIKPKTFDNWSYPPGFEPKHFKGPIDFGDRGRIDVEIQGGLTKSHREESSSEEYGVYFYCNDRLIARGYKGSEVGYKPPRVGKPHPSLSLARVLVKLHGTVELMPWNSSKSEIDFKHKTFREIMDHIERVLFTYASMSRNWSGEWEEKIFQYKTGIVKTEALNDVSRNVRIHLPAVPRSPKKRKYADILKRNNRAIAQSKPWIVGSYETEIAVEQIISLKLEQNFRISMLLLDSGLEIAFKDYLVNDSGKTFSEGRLAAIMKNRSEVHNEIKGCKVRINKEQWKKIEHFYRLRCDLVHKRSTVTISFNDLNTFRETYKYTVNKLFKVDFSKELRN, encoded by the coding sequence ATGAAAAAATTCATAAATGATATAGAAGCAATTCCTTCAAAGCGTTTATATCTTTCCATAATTGTAGACTACCATTTGGAATTGGCTTTGTGTGAGCTTATTGATAATGCCATTGACAATTGGATTTTTAATCAAAGGCCTAGAGATTTGATAATTAAGATTGACTTGGATTATGAAAGGCAAACTATTCAAGTTGTAGATAATAGTGGAGGTATTAAAGAAGATGATATTCAATTAATTGTTAGTCCTGGTCAATCACGGGAAAATTATAATGATGAAATAATAGGAGTGTTTGGCGTTGGCTCTAAAAGAGCGGTAATAGCTCTCGCTGAAGATGTAAAGATATTTACCAGACACTCCAATGAAAAAACAATATTGGTTGAGATTGATGACGCATGGATATCGGATGAAGAAAATTGGTTTTTGAAAGCTTATGAAGTAGATCCTATTGAGGAGAATTCTACAATGATTGAGCTCATTAAGTTAAGAGATCCAATACTCCCAGAAAATGAGTCTAATCTTATAGAACATTTGGGTGCTACATATGCTTTATTTTTAGATACAGTTGGATTAGATATTATTCTTAACGAAAAAGAAATTAAACCCAAGACTTTTGACAATTGGTCTTACCCTCCTGGTTTTGAACCGAAACACTTTAAAGGACCAATCGATTTTGGAGACAGAGGCAGAATTGACGTTGAAATCCAAGGTGGGTTAACAAAATCTCACCGTGAAGAATCTTCAAGTGAGGAATATGGAGTTTATTTTTATTGTAACGACAGATTAATTGCCAGGGGATATAAGGGGTCTGAGGTTGGTTATAAACCTCCACGTGTAGGGAAACCACACCCCTCTTTGTCACTTGCAAGAGTCTTAGTTAAACTACATGGTACAGTAGAGTTGATGCCATGGAATAGTAGTAAATCTGAAATCGACTTCAAGCATAAGACATTCAGGGAAATAATGGACCATATTGAACGAGTTTTGTTTACTTATGCCTCTATGTCTAGGAATTGGTCTGGTGAATGGGAAGAAAAAATTTTTCAGTATAAAACAGGCATAGTAAAAACAGAAGCTCTCAATGATGTTTCTAGAAATGTAAGGATACATCTACCCGCTGTTCCAAGAAGTCCAAAAAAGAGGAAATATGCTGATATATTGAAGAGAAACAATAGGGCTATTGCTCAATCTAAGCCATGGATAGTAGGCTCTTATGAAACGGAGATAGCAGTTGAACAAATCATATCCTTGAAGCTTGAGCAAAATTTTAGAATATCTATGCTATTGCTAGACAGTGGTCTCGAAATAGCATTTAAAGACTATCTGGTAAATGATTCAGGAAAAACATTTAGCGAAGGACGGTTAGCTGCTATTATGAAGAATCGTTCTGAGGTTCATAATGAAATAAAGGGATGTAAAGTCAGAATTAACAAAGAACAATGGAAAAAGATTGAGCATTTTTATAGACTCCGGTGTGATCTAGTTCATAAGCGAAGCACAGTTACGATTTCATTTAATGATTTAAATACCTTTAGAGAAACCTATAAGTACACAGTCAATAAATTATTTAAGGTTGATTTTAGTAAAGAATTGAGAAATTAA